Part of the Cyanobacteria bacterium FACHB-DQ100 genome, TTCCAATTCCCCGCACGGTAAAGCGTATCGTTTACGCTCTGTTGATTGTTGCACTGGCTTGGTTTTGGATTTTGCTGGCGGCAAATCCGGCATTCGCTGAGACAAGGTTTCTCAACTATGCCAATGCTCAACTCACTGGACAGGATTTTTCCAACCAAAATTTTGAGGGCGGGGTGTTTGTTGCTGCCGAGATGCGGGAGGCAAATTTTCAGGGGGCAAACCTGAAAAATTCAATGCTGACCAAGGGAAATTTACTGGGTGCAAATCTGAGCGGCGCAAACTTGGAAGGATCGCTGATCGATCGCGTCACGCTTTACAAAGCGAATTTGACGAATGCGATTTTAGTCGGTGCAACGTTGACGAATAGCATTCTGGATGAGGCGGACATTACAGGGGTTGACTTTACCGATGCCATCCTCGATCGCTACACGACAACGCAATTGTGTAAACGTGCGGCTGGGACCAATCCCACAACCGGAGTAGACAGCCGCGAAAGTTTAGGCTGTCGCTAAGGTTTGATCAGGTGTAGCGCAATTTTCCCAACTAGGGCGATCGCTCCAATTAACACCGCCAGAATAACCCAAAGATAGCCGGGGCGATGCGTTCGCATCTCGATCGTCGTCGCCTTCGGGTCAGCAAGAAAGCGATCGAGGGATTCCCTCTGCTGCAATAGCTGCTGATTGTTGCTGATTGACCAATTGCGGGTGAGTGGAATTTGTTCGCCAGACTGGGTGACTAAAGCAAGTCGAATTTGATTAGATCGGCTCTGGATTGTGGTCGATCGCAGCCGGGATTTATCAAACTGCTGCGTTTCTAGCTTGCCGATGAGTGGTTCGCGGGTGAGTTCACAAACCACTCGATCGGATTGAGGACGAGCATTGAAATGAACCAGTTCACCGATCGAGTCGATAAAGTGCGCCCCCGCCCACAATAGACCCACGATCAAACCTACAGAAATGCCGAGAATCAAAACCTTGCTCATCGCACTCAAAGCGCCTCGAAAGGAAGCTCAACCACAAAAGTTGTCCAACCCGCTTCGCTTTTGACCGCGATCGTGCCCTGGAGTTGGTCAACCAATTTTTTCACCACCGCTAGTCCTAACCCTGTTCCACCTTTGAGCGCACGATCGCGACCCGGAACTCGGTAAAACTTGTCGAAAATTTGCGGTAGGCTCTGCGAGGGAATTTCGGCTTGATTGGCGATCGTAAATCTCAGCACGGTTCTCCGAGTTGAGCGGGCGATTTCATCCACTCGAAAGCAAATTTCGCCGCCGCTTTCGGTGTACTTACAAGCGTTGTTGAGCAGCTCCACCAAGATGCGTCGTAAGCTGATGCTATCGGCTACGATCGTGGGTAGCGTTTCTGGCAAATTGACTCTGAAGCGTTGCTGACCCTCGCGGCTTCGCACTCGAAACCCCTCGGTCGTTAAGCGCATCAGTTCCTTTAAGTTGAGCGGTTCTGCAGGAGATAATGCCTCACCCGCCTCTAGTCGATATAAGTCAAGCAGATTTTGAATCAGCTCCTCGCCTTGCTCACAGGCAGTCAGCGCAATTTCGGTATATTGCCCTCGATTTTCGGGCACGGCTTCCATCAGCTGCAGCGCCACTTTAATCGTGGTGAGTGGAGCGCGGAGATCGTGCGTAATCGTGTTGAGCAGATCGTTTTTTTGACTGTTGAGCTGTTGGAGCTGATCGACTTTCTTCTGAATTTCGACTTGGGCGCGATGGCGTTTGAGGCGCGCCGCGATCGTATCGAGCAATTCAACGCGCCGAAACGGTTTGACAAGATAGTCGTCGGCTCCCAAATTCATGCCGTGCCGAATTTCGGCTTTGTCCGCTTTTGCGGTGAGAAAGATGAACGGGATCATGGCGGTTTGGGGATCTTGCCGCAGGGCTTCTAGAACGTGGTAGCCGTCAAAATCGGGCATTTTAATGTCGCACAAGATCAGATCGGGCGATCGTTCTTTTGCCAGTTCTACGCCCATTCGTCCATTGTCTGCATTCAGCGAGTCGAATCCTCCAGAAGCCAAAATCTCAACAATATTGAGGCGCACGTCCCTTTCGTCTTCGATGACTAAAATCTGCATCAAATCTTCCCTTAGCGTCGGTTGCAGCGATTGAGGGTTATTCTTTCGAGTCATTGCACGGCTGACTAAATCTGAAGATAGATTTGCTGGAAAATTAGCGGTATTATACTAATCCGGTCATTTTTCTGGTAGGTATTACCTGTGCTGCTCATTAGATGAAACCGCTTTTTAGCGTTAGCCAAAACATTCTGTATAAGTGGAATGTCACCTTAAAAATTTCATCTTAAAGATGCTGTATCAGTTGCAGATACTCATGATCTTTCTAGCCAGAAACCTAGAATCCTGAAAGCTTCTACTGTTTTTTCATAAAAACATCGCTAAATTTACATCAATTTATTTGCACAAATTCAATACTTTTACTTCTGTGTAGAAAGGTTGTCCTTGAGATAGATCCGATTCTATCTCTAAAGCGGTTGCTTAATATAGCTTAAAGGTCATTATGTTGAGCACTACGAAGCTGATTCACGGTTGGGTTTCCGTATTAATTTGCTATTCAGAGCAATATTACTGGTTAGAAATCGATCCCTGGAATTACTGAGAAGTGATTGAGCAGGCTGAACAGCGATCGGGTTTGAGTTGTGAACGCTAAAACGACACCCCACTCCCCGACTGATTCAGGGTCGCCCCTACAGGAGTCAGAGTTGGCACGACATCCGCTACTGTAGGAAGCGATTTTCGATTAGGCTAGAAAGCGAAATTTTACCGATCGCTCATGCAAAATTACGATGTTATTGTTTGCGGTGCGGGCCCGTCTGGAACGATCTCGGCTGCAAAGTTGGCTCAAGCAGGATTGAAAGTAGCGCTGCTCGAAAAGCAGTTTTTACCGCGTCATAAGACTTGCGGTGGTGGAATGCCGATGGTGATGCAGGATCAACTGCAAGATTTGGCTCCGGAGGCGTTTGTGGAGTCGGATGTGACGATGATGCGGCACACCTGGAAGTTTGAGGATGCGTATTTGGGCTTGATGAATCCACGATCGACAGATGAGCGGTTGTCGTTGTGGATGGTGCAGCGCCCGATTTTTGATCAGGTTTTGGCGCAGAGAGCGCTGAAATTTGGAGCCGAGTTAAGGGATGGGATTGCGGTGCGATCGGTGGAGCCAGAATCGAATGGCGTGATCGTGAGAGCGCAAGGCTTTAAGACAGGCAGTGAATTTACCGCAAAGGCGCGATATGTGATCGGCGCAGATGGCGCAAACGGAGTCGTGGTGAAGGCAACACAGCTAAGGAAGAAGCCGACGATCGCGCTGGCGATGGAGATTGAGCATCCGCATCAATGGGGCGAGGGTCATGCGGATTTGCGTCCGGATATTGCTCATTTAGAATACGGGGCGGTAAAACGGGGCTATGCGTGGATTTTCCCGAAGGGTGATCATTTAAATATTGGGGCGGGTGCGTTTCGTCCGAATTCGCTGGACGCAAGGAGCGATCGTGCTTTACCCGCGCAGTTGAAGCAGACGATTTTTGAATATATGGATGCGCTGGGGGTGAAGTATGACCCGGATGCGCTGAAGTTTCATGCTCATCCGCTGCCGATTTGGGGTGGAAAAGAGCGACTGCATGAAGGACGAATTTTACTCGTTGGGGATGCGGCGGGGTTGATTAATCCCCTGTTTGGTGATGGAATTTTACACGCGGTGAAGAGTGGTGCGATCGCGGCAGATTCGATTATTGATGAGGCAACCGATGAGTACACGAATCGTATTCATGCGGAATTTGCGGCAAATTTCGATGCGGCGTTGAATTTGGCGCGGATTTTCTATCAGTGGACGGGGGCTTGCTACAAGTACGGTGTGAAGTATGACAAGGCGACGCGGTATGCAACGCAGCTTTTGTGCGGGGAGTTGTTGTTTACCGAGATGGCGGGTCGAGCGATGCGGCGACTGAAGCGATCGGTCGGGGAGAACTTCTTTCCAGCGTTTAATTGGTAGGACTGAAGAATTGCACTGTTTTAGTGCAACGGATCACTGAAATAGTGCAACGGATCGCTGAAATAGCGATCGCGTGAACTGTTTTAGCGATCGCGTGAACTGAAATAGCTCATCGATGAACTGAAATAGCGATCGCGTGAACTGAAATAGCTCATCGGATCACTGAAATAGCGATCGCGTGAACTGTTTTAGCGATCGCGTGAACTGAAACAGTGCAACGGATCACTGAAATAGCGATCGTGACCACTGGAATAGTGCATCAGATCACAATCGTCCGAAGTCCTAGTCGATTTCACGGAGTTCGATAAAAATTATCCGCTTCGTTGATTGCCTTTGCTAGCCCCCTAAATCCCCCACGAGTGGGGGACTTATACCGAATTAAACATAGAATGCGACAGATCATACTCAAAGTCCCCCAGAATGGGGGATTTAGGGGGCGAGAATCTGTCGCATCCACAAATCAATCTGGTATTAGAAAACAAAACTAAAATTGGGAGTTTTCCAACCTTCAAAGTCCCCCAGAATGGGGGATTTAGGGGGCAAGAAGCCGGTAAAACGAAGCAGGAAAACTCGTCGAACTGACGTTAGATGAGGAGACATCACCCGACTCAGCCGCAGCGAAAAACTCTCCCAGACCGATCGTTAAATCCCCTCGATCGCCGCCTGCAATCCCTGACTCATCAGCACTTGCAGCAGTTCATCTGCCTCGGTGCGATCGCGAAACGCACCCGCCTGCATCACATTCCGTCCCCGCAGCGAAAACGCACCCGGAACTACCGATCGCAATTGCGACTGTTCAATATCCGTATTCGCTCTCACAATCACCCGAAACCGAAACCCTAAACTCGCCGCTTGACTCACCACCGCTGCGCTCCGTGCTCCCCCTCCTCGCCAAACCCGCACCGTCGTTCCGCGTGTATTCCCGATCGGCGGTACAGCACGAGGCACAGGTAAGAGCCCTGCTGGAACAGCGCGCCGAGCCTGAAACGCAGAAGGCTGCGAGACCGGCGCTCGCGAGATGCTATTGATCTGGATTGGTGTCGCTGATCGAGGAAACGCTGATGCCGGCAGTAGAATGCTCTGCCCGACAGGGAGCGACGCACTTTGCCTCGGTTCAGTCGGACGCGGAAACGCCGATCGCGCGATCGGCAATGATGCAGATTGCCCAGAATCCATTGGGCGTGCAAACGTCGATCGCGCGATCGGCAGGGGTGCAAATTGTCCAGAATTCATTGGGCGTGGGAACGCCGATCGGGCAATTCGGCGCTGCACCACAGGAGTCGGATTGCTCATCGGAGCTGGAACCGGAATCTCAATCGCGCCTGAAGCCGAGGCGGAACGACTACGACCAACTGGAGATCTGGCATTAATGGTGATCGGAGTCAGACTGGTCAAAGGTCGCGCCTGTCCGAACCCAGTCGAAGACGCAATATTTGTTGTAATCGGTGGAGTGTTGTCAATTCCAGATAAATCCAACCGTCCGATCGTCCGGGCAGAGAGTTGATTTCCAAAGGCTGGAACCGTTTGCGTCGTCCTCTGAGCATTGACATCAAACTGACGATTACTCACAAACGTATTGTTACCCGGATCAGCCGAAGTACCCAAATCCGGACGAGACTGCGCGATCGAAACAATGCCATCGCGATCGTTACTGTCGATCACATTGTTTCGCAAAATCGGCTGAGCATTACCCTGAATCACAATGCCGTCTTTGTTCAGAGTAATCCGATTGCCGATCAGCCTCGGAGCCGCATTTTGAGAAATGTTTACGCCAAATCCAGTCCGTTCAAAAATGTTCTCTTGAAGCTCAGGGCGTGAAGTGCCATAAATTGTGATGCCGTTTGCACCATTTTGGTGGAAATAATTGTTTTTCAGAATCGGAGCGCTATTGCCTACGATCGAAGCGCCGTCATGACTGCTCCCGGCGAAAGTATTCGCCACAACCACCGGACTACTCGATTCTGTCCAAAGTCCATATCCTTGCGGGTTCGGATTGGTTACTGTAACTCCGGTTAAAGTCGCCCCATTCGCCCCCAAAATCGTGACATTCTGCCGCGCAAACGATCGACTCAAAAACATATCGCCGCCGCGAATCACCACATTCTGCCCCCGATCGCGGGGATCGCCCTGAACCGTGACGCTGGGTTTAAGCTGGATCGGGAAAACCTCCCCAGTTTCGACACTATAGACTCCAGGTAAGAGAACGATCGTCGAATTTGGAGCCGCACGATCGAGCGCCACCGTAATCGTTTTAAGCGGAGAATTCGCTTGACCCAACGCACTATCACTACCGATCGCGGGATTCACATAAATTACAGAGCCAGTCGATCGAATCATCTGATCAGGAATCGGATTTGCACTGGCAAGCGGTGCAGCGAGTCCCGATACACTAAAGACAGCAAATACCGAGAAAGCAAAACGGGGCTGAAAAGGGCGATTCACAGTTGTTCTCCTACATACGGCTTGTTCGGATAACATGGCGCACGCAAATGGATCGGTTACAGAGATTTCAGTCTACATAGGAAATCTAAATCGACCTCTGTAGAACTACTGGAACCTTGAGCAAGAGGCGATTTCTACGTAAATTACCACGCTGGGATGAAATTCTCTCAGTTAATCTACTGACAGATAGTTAAAGATTCTTTATAAAAGCGTTAGGTCTCGCACCCCTGATACGATAAACAATCAATAGGACTGATCGAATGGGCAATTCAGCGCAGTTTCAACCCCTTATGCAGCCAGCACTATACCGAATTTTAGATGCGAACCTCGATCGTGCCCGCGAAGGCTTACGGGTGATTGAGGAATGGTGTCGCTTTGGCTTAGAGGATGCCACGTTAACCGAACAGTGCAAAGACTGGCGGCAAGAACTCGCCCACTGGCATGAGTCAGAACTGCGTGCGGCTCGAAATACCCCGGATGATCCTGGCACCGACTTAACCCATCCCCAGGAAGCAGTCCGCACTAGCGTCGAACAAGTGCTACAAGTGAATTTTGCCCGCGTAGAAGAGGCACTTCGAGTGCTGGAAGAATATGGCAAAGTCTATCGATCGGAGATGGCAAGCGCGGTCAAACAAATGCGCTACCAAGTCTACACGCTCGAAAGCCATTTACTCTCGATCCAGCGCCGTCAGCAATTAGAATCTGCACGGCTATACCTCATCACCTCACCGACCGACGACCTACTCAGCACCGTAGAAGCAGCCCTACAAGGTGGACTATCCCTGGTGCAGTATCGCGATAAAGAAGCAGACGATTCTGTCCGGCTCAAGAATGCTCAAAAGTTACGCCAGTTGTGCCGGGAATATAACGCGCTATTTATCGTCAACGATCGCGTCGATCTGGCATTAGCCGTGGATGCTGACGGCGTTCACCTCGGACAAGACGACCTGCCGCTAGAGTGGGCACGCCAAATGCTCGGTCAACACAAAATTATTGGTCGATCGACCCACAGCCCAGAGCAATTAGAGCAAGCGATCGCGCAGGGAGCCGACTATGTTGGAGTCGGGCCTGTTTACGAAACGCCGACAAAAGCAGGCAGACCCGCAGCAGGCTTAGACTATGTGCGATACGCAGCCGCACACTGCTCGATTCCCTGGTATGCGATCGGTGGGATTGATACGCAAAATGTCTATGAAGTGTTAACCGCCGGAGCCGATCGCATTTCTGTGGTGCGGGCGATTATGCAAGCCGACCAGCCCACCTTTGCGACCCAGTTTTTTGTCGCCCAATTAGAGCAGAAACGCCGATTTCGGGCGCACACCACGCCCGATCCGTGGGGGGACGCATGATCACGCTACAAGTGAACGGAGAAACTCAAACCTGTGAGGCAGCTTTAACGCTGCCGAAATTTCTCGAATCGTTAGGGCTAAATCCCCGCTTAGTCGCGGTCGAATACAACGGCGAAATCCTGCATCGCCAGTTTTGGGACGAAACCGAAGTGAAAAACGGCGATCGGCTAGAGATCGTGACGATCGTCGGTGGCGGCTAACTTCTAGTACGGAAATCTCTCCTAAAACGTATCGCTTAGGACATTTGCAACCTCTATTGAAAGCGATACAGTAGATCTGTGAGCTTAAAACTCTGTAACAAA contains:
- the thiS gene encoding thiamine biosynthesis protein ThiS, which encodes MITLQVNGETQTCEAALTLPKFLESLGLNPRLVAVEYNGEILHRQFWDETEVKNGDRLEIVTIVGGG
- a CDS encoding thiamine phosphate synthase translates to MQPALYRILDANLDRAREGLRVIEEWCRFGLEDATLTEQCKDWRQELAHWHESELRAARNTPDDPGTDLTHPQEAVRTSVEQVLQVNFARVEEALRVLEEYGKVYRSEMASAVKQMRYQVYTLESHLLSIQRRQQLESARLYLITSPTDDLLSTVEAALQGGLSLVQYRDKEADDSVRLKNAQKLRQLCREYNALFIVNDRVDLALAVDADGVHLGQDDLPLEWARQMLGQHKIIGRSTHSPEQLEQAIAQGADYVGVGPVYETPTKAGRPAAGLDYVRYAAAHCSIPWYAIGGIDTQNVYEVLTAGADRISVVRAIMQADQPTFATQFFVAQLEQKRRFRAHTTPDPWGDA
- a CDS encoding DUF1565 domain-containing protein; its protein translation is MLSEQAVCRRTTVNRPFQPRFAFSVFAVFSVSGLAAPLASANPIPDQMIRSTGSVIYVNPAIGSDSALGQANSPLKTITVALDRAAPNSTIVLLPGVYSVETGEVFPIQLKPSVTVQGDPRDRGQNVVIRGGDMFLSRSFARQNVTILGANGATLTGVTVTNPNPQGYGLWTESSSPVVVANTFAGSSHDGASIVGNSAPILKNNYFHQNGANGITIYGTSRPELQENIFERTGFGVNISQNAAPRLIGNRITLNKDGIVIQGNAQPILRNNVIDSNDRDGIVSIAQSRPDLGTSADPGNNTFVSNRQFDVNAQRTTQTVPAFGNQLSARTIGRLDLSGIDNTPPITTNIASSTGFGQARPLTSLTPITINARSPVGRSRSASASGAIEIPVPAPMSNPTPVVQRRIARSAFPRPMNSGQFAPLPIARSTFARPMDSGQSASLPIARSAFPRPTEPRQSASLPVGQSILLPASAFPRSATPIQINSISRAPVSQPSAFQARRAVPAGLLPVPRAVPPIGNTRGTTVRVWRGGGARSAAVVSQAASLGFRFRVIVRANTDIEQSQLRSVVPGAFSLRGRNVMQAGAFRDRTEADELLQVLMSQGLQAAIEGI
- a CDS encoding pentapeptide repeat-containing protein, whose product is MFLVPIPRTVKRIVYALLIVALAWFWILLAANPAFAETRFLNYANAQLTGQDFSNQNFEGGVFVAAEMREANFQGANLKNSMLTKGNLLGANLSGANLEGSLIDRVTLYKANLTNAILVGATLTNSILDEADITGVDFTDAILDRYTTTQLCKRAAGTNPTTGVDSRESLGCR
- a CDS encoding response regulator; this encodes MTRKNNPQSLQPTLREDLMQILVIEDERDVRLNIVEILASGGFDSLNADNGRMGVELAKERSPDLILCDIKMPDFDGYHVLEALRQDPQTAMIPFIFLTAKADKAEIRHGMNLGADDYLVKPFRRVELLDTIAARLKRHRAQVEIQKKVDQLQQLNSQKNDLLNTITHDLRAPLTTIKVALQLMEAVPENRGQYTEIALTACEQGEELIQNLLDLYRLEAGEALSPAEPLNLKELMRLTTEGFRVRSREGQQRFRVNLPETLPTIVADSISLRRILVELLNNACKYTESGGEICFRVDEIARSTRRTVLRFTIANQAEIPSQSLPQIFDKFYRVPGRDRALKGGTGLGLAVVKKLVDQLQGTIAVKSEAGWTTFVVELPFEAL
- a CDS encoding geranylgeranyl reductase family protein, producing the protein MQNYDVIVCGAGPSGTISAAKLAQAGLKVALLEKQFLPRHKTCGGGMPMVMQDQLQDLAPEAFVESDVTMMRHTWKFEDAYLGLMNPRSTDERLSLWMVQRPIFDQVLAQRALKFGAELRDGIAVRSVEPESNGVIVRAQGFKTGSEFTAKARYVIGADGANGVVVKATQLRKKPTIALAMEIEHPHQWGEGHADLRPDIAHLEYGAVKRGYAWIFPKGDHLNIGAGAFRPNSLDARSDRALPAQLKQTIFEYMDALGVKYDPDALKFHAHPLPIWGGKERLHEGRILLVGDAAGLINPLFGDGILHAVKSGAIAADSIIDEATDEYTNRIHAEFAANFDAALNLARIFYQWTGACYKYGVKYDKATRYATQLLCGELLFTEMAGRAMRRLKRSVGENFFPAFNW